A genomic stretch from Sphingobacterium sp. ML3W includes:
- a CDS encoding cytochrome c biogenesis protein: protein MRKKWWKILAVLIICTVIINGLLGPVPRLFILHESIRNVYFHVPMWSAMIVMYLISVIYSIKYLNTGKQEYDLMAIEAVNTGITFCFFGLATGMLWANITWGEPWPNDPKLNGSAIATLMYLAYLVLRNALEEEQKRAKISAVYNIFAFPIIIVLLYILPKMTDSLHPGSGGNATFGQLQMSNELRPTFYAAMIGWPMIAFWICSLRYRVRLLERKEQES, encoded by the coding sequence ATGAGAAAAAAATGGTGGAAAATATTAGCGGTCCTGATTATCTGCACAGTCATTATCAATGGTCTTCTAGGGCCTGTTCCCCGCCTATTTATCCTTCACGAAAGTATCAGAAACGTCTATTTCCACGTCCCGATGTGGTCGGCAATGATCGTGATGTACCTGATTTCTGTTATTTATAGCATCAAATACCTCAATACAGGAAAACAAGAATACGACCTTATGGCTATTGAAGCGGTCAACACGGGTATTACTTTTTGTTTTTTTGGCTTGGCAACAGGAATGTTGTGGGCAAATATTACCTGGGGTGAGCCTTGGCCAAATGACCCCAAATTAAATGGTTCGGCAATAGCGACTTTAATGTATCTGGCCTACCTCGTACTCCGCAATGCGCTTGAAGAAGAGCAAAAAAGAGCGAAAATATCTGCCGTCTACAATATCTTTGCATTTCCGATCATTATTGTGCTGCTCTATATTCTGCCAAAGATGACAGACTCTCTTCACCCCGGAAGTGGTGGTAATGCTACTTTTGGCCAGCTACAAATGAGTAACGAGCTTCGCCCGACATTTTATGCTGCAATGATCGGATGGCCGATGATCGCTTTCTGGATCTGTTCACTCCGCTATAGAGTACGTTTATTGGAAAGAAAAGAACAGGAAAGCTAG
- a CDS encoding ribonuclease Z codes for MKFEVLILGNSSATPMFDRHPTSQVLNFNEQLFLIDCGEGTQMQLSRYGIKSNRLGHIFISHLHGDHYLGLVGLLSSMHLVGRKSDLHLYGPAALKEILDIQFLHSETVLRYNLIFHPISPDEPGVIFENRTMKISTFPLTHRIACTGFRFDEGPRARTLLGDVVQTLNIPTVYYPTIKKGMDYVDENGNVYPADQLSLPAPKSRSYVYCSDTVRTADYLPYVQHADLMYHESTFLHDMVDRAKETFHTTALEAGEIAKETHAKKLLLGHYSARYRDLNPLLEEARTAFPNTELSIEGKWFLV; via the coding sequence ATGAAGTTTGAAGTTCTAATATTAGGAAATAGTTCCGCGACACCGATGTTTGATCGTCATCCGACTAGCCAAGTGTTGAACTTTAATGAACAATTGTTTTTGATCGACTGTGGTGAGGGTACGCAAATGCAACTCAGCCGATATGGAATTAAAAGCAATCGCTTAGGACATATTTTTATTAGCCACTTACATGGAGATCACTACTTAGGTTTGGTCGGGCTGCTCTCTTCGATGCACCTTGTCGGACGCAAAAGTGATCTTCATCTATATGGCCCTGCTGCCTTAAAAGAGATTTTGGATATACAATTTCTACATTCTGAGACAGTCTTACGTTATAATCTTATTTTTCATCCGATTTCACCCGACGAGCCCGGTGTTATTTTTGAAAATCGAACGATGAAAATAAGCACATTCCCTTTAACACATCGTATTGCCTGTACCGGTTTTCGCTTCGATGAAGGACCAAGAGCCCGCACCCTACTCGGTGATGTGGTTCAGACACTCAATATTCCCACAGTCTATTATCCTACCATAAAGAAAGGGATGGATTACGTGGATGAAAATGGTAATGTTTATCCAGCAGACCAATTGAGCTTACCCGCGCCTAAATCCAGAAGTTACGTATATTGTTCGGACACGGTACGTACTGCTGACTATCTGCCCTATGTTCAGCATGCTGATCTTATGTATCATGAGTCTACATTCCTGCATGATATGGTAGACAGGGCCAAGGAGACTTTCCATACAACAGCATTGGAGGCTGGGGAGATCGCAAAAGAAACCCATGCAAAGAAATTATTGCTGGGACATTATTCAGCCCGATACCGGGATTTGAACCCTTTATTGGAAGAGGCACGAACGGCATTCCCAAATACCGAACTTTCTATCGAAGGAAAATGGTTTTTAGTTTAG
- a CDS encoding SAM-dependent chlorinase/fluorinase: MAVITLTTDLGHKDFYQAALKGSLLTQLSDVNIVDITHEIPAFNIPRAAFVLGNAYHYFPKGTVHIIGINTLFHEESKYIGMKYRDHYFVGADNGIFSLLLNGNEPQELYELNLMQDLRYLHFPLADILSKSACHIAKGGKLKDVGTPMHQLIEKVTLQPIFDKDMIRGNVIYVDAFGNAITNISKDLFNKVQKGRNFILYFKRNETITNLSWHYNEVGEGEKLCLFGISNYLEIAINKGNASQLLGLHDDDSNVIRIEFKD; encoded by the coding sequence ATGGCAGTAATTACGTTAACGACAGATCTAGGACATAAAGATTTTTATCAAGCTGCGCTAAAAGGGAGCCTTTTAACGCAGTTGTCTGATGTTAACATTGTCGATATCACCCACGAGATCCCAGCATTCAATATTCCACGCGCAGCTTTTGTACTTGGCAATGCGTATCATTATTTCCCAAAAGGAACGGTACATATCATCGGCATCAACACCCTCTTTCATGAAGAATCCAAATACATCGGCATGAAATACAGGGACCATTATTTTGTTGGTGCAGACAATGGCATTTTCAGCTTACTGTTAAATGGAAATGAACCACAGGAATTGTACGAACTCAATTTGATGCAGGACCTGAGATACCTCCATTTCCCCCTTGCTGATATTCTTTCGAAATCGGCCTGCCATATTGCAAAAGGTGGCAAACTGAAAGATGTCGGCACCCCCATGCATCAACTGATCGAAAAAGTCACTTTACAACCGATCTTTGACAAAGACATGATCCGCGGCAATGTCATTTATGTGGACGCCTTTGGTAATGCCATTACTAATATTTCCAAAGACCTGTTCAATAAAGTCCAAAAGGGACGGAATTTTATCTTGTATTTCAAACGCAACGAAACAATCACCAATCTTTCCTGGCATTATAACGAAGTTGGTGAGGGCGAAAAATTGTGTCTTTTTGGTATTAGTAATTACTTAGAAATTGCCATCAACAAAGGAAATGCAAGCCAACTCTTGGGGCTTCACGACGACGATTCCAACGTCATTCGTATAGAATTTAAAGATTAA
- a CDS encoding CcmD family protein has translation MKKITLSIALLVLSTLSTFAQDDVDMATGLRSEGKIYVVVLVMLVIFLGLAFFLFLLDRRITKLEKKNK, from the coding sequence ATGAAAAAAATAACATTGTCAATTGCATTATTAGTATTATCAACGTTAAGCACATTTGCGCAGGATGACGTTGATATGGCAACGGGCTTACGTAGTGAGGGCAAAATCTATGTGGTTGTTCTCGTGATGTTGGTCATTTTTCTAGGTCTAGCCTTCTTTCTTTTCTTGCTTGACCGCCGCATAACGAAACTAGAAAAAAAGAATAAATAG
- a CDS encoding PhoH family protein, translating to MNELLIALDGLNLPILWGADNEHFDYLKKQFPKLRIVARGSEMKVLGDAKELELFEQSFKEVMAHLEKFNNITLLDFENLLGASAGSAAQQEKEIAAKNAAFGSEPIVYGPNGVIVRARTPNQRRMVDSISKNDILFAIGPAGTGKTYTAVALAVRALRNKEIKRIILTRPAVEAGENLGFLPGDLKEKVDPYLRPLYDALDDMIPAEKLKGYLENRTIEVAPLAFMRGRTLDNCFVILDEAQNATDMQLKMFLTRMGPTAKFIVTGDMTQVDLPKKNQSGLSTSIRLLENIEGIDIIHLSGGDVVRHKLVRRILEAYGDI from the coding sequence TTGAACGAATTACTAATTGCATTAGATGGTCTGAATTTACCCATATTATGGGGAGCAGACAATGAGCACTTTGATTATTTGAAGAAACAATTCCCAAAACTGCGGATTGTAGCTCGTGGAAGTGAAATGAAAGTGTTGGGAGATGCGAAGGAATTGGAACTATTTGAGCAATCGTTTAAGGAAGTTATGGCTCATCTAGAGAAATTCAACAACATTACCTTGTTGGATTTTGAAAATCTCCTAGGGGCGAGCGCAGGCTCAGCCGCGCAGCAGGAAAAGGAGATTGCAGCCAAGAATGCGGCATTTGGTTCTGAACCCATTGTTTACGGACCTAATGGTGTGATTGTTCGGGCCCGGACGCCTAACCAAAGACGGATGGTTGATAGTATTTCAAAAAATGACATCTTATTTGCCATTGGCCCAGCGGGAACAGGAAAAACCTATACGGCTGTTGCATTAGCGGTAAGAGCGCTTCGCAATAAGGAAATCAAACGGATCATCTTGACCAGGCCGGCTGTAGAAGCTGGAGAAAACTTGGGTTTTCTACCTGGGGACTTGAAAGAAAAGGTCGATCCTTATTTGAGGCCACTTTATGATGCGCTTGACGATATGATCCCCGCAGAAAAACTAAAAGGATATTTAGAAAACCGTACCATCGAGGTTGCACCATTGGCATTTATGCGGGGGCGTACCCTTGATAACTGTTTCGTTATTTTAGATGAAGCCCAAAATGCAACGGATATGCAGTTGAAGATGTTTTTGACTCGTATGGGACCCACCGCAAAATTTATTGTTACAGGTGATATGACGCAGGTCGATCTCCCCAAAAAGAATCAATCCGGACTTTCGACATCGATCCGTTTGCTGGAAAATATTGAAGGTATTGATATTATTCACCTGAGTGGCGGCGATGTGGTTCGTCATAAATTGGTGCGACGTATTTTGGAAGCATATGGCGATATTTAA
- a CDS encoding phosphoribosylaminoimidazolesuccinocarboxamide synthase → MNAIKETNFNFENQTAFYRGKVRDVYTIADTYLAMVASDRISAFDVVLPRPIPYKGQVLNQIAAKFLKATADIIPNWVVSVPDPSVTIGQMCEPFKVEMVIRGYLSGHAWREYAAGKREVCGESLPEGLKENDKLPEPIITPTTKAAVGHDEDISRADILKKGIVSEEDYVQLEKYTKALFQRGTEIAAQRGLILVDTKYEFGKKDGKIVLIDEIHTPDSSRYFYADGYQERQENGEAQKQLSKEFVRKWLIDNGFQGKDGQVVPEMTDDIIASISERYIELYEHIVGEKFVYPDQENVLERVERNVAKALKELNY, encoded by the coding sequence ATGAACGCTATAAAAGAAACAAATTTCAATTTCGAAAATCAGACGGCTTTTTACAGAGGAAAGGTACGTGATGTGTATACGATTGCCGATACCTACTTGGCGATGGTGGCTTCTGACCGTATTTCAGCATTTGATGTGGTACTTCCTCGCCCTATCCCTTATAAAGGGCAGGTGTTAAATCAGATTGCAGCTAAATTTTTGAAAGCGACAGCTGATATTATCCCCAATTGGGTTGTATCCGTACCAGATCCTAGTGTGACTATTGGTCAAATGTGTGAGCCGTTTAAAGTAGAAATGGTAATCCGTGGCTATTTATCTGGGCATGCTTGGCGCGAATATGCCGCTGGTAAACGTGAAGTCTGTGGCGAATCTCTTCCTGAAGGACTAAAAGAGAATGATAAATTACCAGAGCCAATTATTACCCCGACGACGAAAGCAGCTGTAGGTCACGATGAGGACATTTCTCGCGCAGATATTTTGAAAAAAGGTATTGTAAGTGAAGAGGATTATGTGCAATTGGAGAAGTATACCAAAGCATTGTTTCAACGCGGAACTGAAATTGCAGCACAAAGAGGATTGATCTTAGTGGATACCAAATATGAATTTGGTAAAAAAGATGGCAAAATCGTTTTGATTGATGAGATCCATACGCCGGATTCTTCCCGTTATTTCTATGCAGATGGATATCAGGAACGTCAGGAAAATGGTGAGGCACAAAAGCAATTGTCAAAAGAGTTTGTCCGGAAGTGGTTGATCGATAATGGTTTTCAAGGTAAGGATGGGCAAGTGGTTCCGGAGATGACAGATGATATTATTGCTTCAATTTCCGAACGCTATATTGAGCTATACGAACATATTGTTGGAGAAAAATTTGTCTATCCTGATCAGGAAAATGTACTTGAACGTGTGGAAAGAAATGTGGCAAAAGCCTTAAAAGAGCTAAATTATTAG
- the hisB gene encoding bifunctional histidinol-phosphatase/imidazoleglycerol-phosphate dehydratase HisB → MPDNLKRVLFIDRDGTLILEPEDEQIDSFAKLKFYPGALQYLPRIAKELDFELILVSNQDGLGTSSHPEENFWPVHHFVLDTFAAEGVVFAKEHIDKTFPHENADTRKPGIGMLGEYFDASKYDLSQSFVIGDRVNDVKLAQNLGAKAIWLRANDQLGALENVDIDPAVVALETMDWKTVYEFLKLGTRTAEHHRKTNETDIFIQLNLDGSGKSEIETGLPFFDHMLDQIARHGALDLTIKAKGDLHIDEHHTIEDTGIALGEVFLKVLGDKRGIERYSYTLPMDDCLAQVALDFGGRNWIVWDAEFKREKIGDMPTEMFFHFFKSFSDASKSNLNIKAEGDNEHHKIEAIFKAFAKSIKKAVRRDADHMQLPSTKGVL, encoded by the coding sequence ATGCCTGATAACTTAAAACGTGTACTGTTTATAGACCGTGACGGAACATTAATTTTGGAACCAGAAGATGAGCAGATTGATTCTTTTGCAAAATTAAAATTCTATCCGGGTGCTTTACAGTACCTGCCACGTATCGCGAAGGAACTGGATTTTGAATTGATCTTGGTTTCCAACCAAGATGGTCTAGGGACATCTTCCCATCCGGAAGAAAACTTCTGGCCTGTCCATCATTTTGTGCTAGATACGTTTGCGGCAGAAGGTGTAGTATTTGCCAAGGAACATATTGACAAGACTTTCCCACACGAAAATGCAGATACACGTAAACCCGGTATCGGCATGCTCGGTGAATATTTTGACGCTTCAAAATATGATTTAAGCCAGTCGTTTGTTATTGGTGACCGCGTAAATGATGTTAAGCTTGCTCAAAATCTTGGTGCAAAGGCTATCTGGTTGCGGGCGAATGATCAATTGGGCGCATTGGAAAATGTGGACATTGACCCTGCAGTCGTAGCTTTAGAGACAATGGACTGGAAAACAGTTTATGAATTTCTGAAATTGGGAACGCGCACTGCCGAACATCATCGTAAGACGAATGAAACGGATATTTTTATTCAATTGAACTTGGATGGCTCCGGTAAATCGGAAATCGAAACAGGATTGCCCTTCTTTGATCATATGTTGGATCAAATAGCCCGACATGGTGCATTGGACTTAACGATCAAAGCTAAAGGCGATCTTCATATAGATGAGCACCATACTATCGAAGATACAGGGATTGCTTTGGGAGAGGTGTTCTTGAAGGTATTGGGAGACAAGCGTGGTATTGAACGCTACTCTTACACCTTACCAATGGATGATTGCCTGGCACAGGTCGCACTGGATTTTGGTGGACGTAATTGGATTGTCTGGGATGCTGAATTTAAACGTGAGAAAATAGGTGACATGCCGACAGAGATGTTCTTCCATTTCTTTAAATCATTTTCTGATGCCTCCAAATCAAATCTAAATATCAAAGCTGAGGGGGATAACGAGCACCATAAGATCGAAGCAATCTTTAAAGCTTTTGCTAAATCTATAAAGAAAGCGGTACGACGAGATGCGGATCATATGCAACTACCAAGTACAAAAGGTGTTTTGTAG
- a CDS encoding ABC transporter transmembrane domain-containing protein, with product MARGFNSGNKQEEDLPKPKLNKELLLRASKIMTYLRPYRVKFGIGMLFLALSSLSMLTFPALLGAMIDAAQGKQKYSWLTSEVYYIGGIAFVILSFTSVVSFFRIRIFVEIAERALAKIRKDTYHKLITLPIEFFANRRVGELNSRLSADLSQIQDTLTTTLAEILRQLISLCFGVFLLVWVSPKLALMNLCILPVIVVAAIIFGKFIRELSRQAQDKMAESNSIVQETLLGISNVKAFVNEYFEFNRYSNQMDSVVKLAVKGATFRGAFASFIIFCIFGAVIAVIWYGAALVSIHEMSVGDLTTYILYSMFVAGSMGSFPELYANIQRSLGASERILEILDEPQEDINVEPSCKDIRKKMSGDLRFNHVAFAYPSRPDIEILKDINFTANAGDKIAIVGPSGTGKSTIASLILQFYTNNKGEVLYDGKPASDFDLCDIRNQVAIVPQDVLLFGGTIRENIAYGKLDATETEITEAAQRANAHQFILGFPEGYDTIVGERGVKLSGGQRQRIAIARALLKDPAILILDEATSSLDSESERQVQDALEELMRGRTSVIIAHRLSTIVDADKIIVVENGVVSESGTHFELLQKESGLYRHLYTLQSKQQKVDM from the coding sequence ATGGCAAGAGGTTTCAATAGTGGTAATAAACAAGAAGAAGATCTACCAAAACCAAAGTTAAATAAGGAGCTCCTATTACGGGCTTCGAAAATAATGACCTATTTAAGGCCTTATCGGGTTAAGTTTGGAATTGGAATGTTATTTCTGGCATTATCCAGTCTTTCAATGCTGACTTTCCCCGCACTACTGGGTGCCATGATTGATGCTGCTCAAGGAAAGCAAAAATATAGCTGGTTAACTTCTGAAGTTTATTACATTGGCGGGATCGCTTTTGTTATTCTATCGTTCACCTCGGTTGTTTCATTTTTCCGTATCCGTATTTTTGTCGAGATCGCAGAACGTGCTTTGGCGAAAATCCGTAAAGACACCTATCATAAGCTCATCACCTTGCCAATTGAATTTTTCGCCAACCGTCGTGTTGGGGAATTAAACAGCAGATTGTCCGCAGATCTATCCCAGATCCAGGACACCCTGACGACCACATTGGCTGAAATTTTAAGACAATTGATCAGTCTTTGTTTTGGTGTATTTCTGTTGGTCTGGGTATCACCCAAATTGGCCTTGATGAATCTATGCATACTACCTGTTATTGTGGTTGCAGCTATTATTTTCGGGAAATTCATCCGCGAATTATCGAGACAGGCTCAGGATAAGATGGCGGAATCAAATAGTATTGTTCAGGAAACATTATTGGGGATTAGCAATGTAAAAGCTTTTGTGAACGAATACTTTGAATTCAACCGCTATAGTAATCAGATGGATTCTGTTGTCAAATTAGCCGTGAAAGGAGCAACCTTTCGGGGTGCCTTTGCTTCCTTTATCATATTCTGTATTTTCGGAGCTGTTATAGCCGTCATCTGGTATGGTGCAGCATTAGTATCTATCCACGAGATGTCTGTTGGTGATCTAACGACTTATATCCTGTATTCTATGTTTGTCGCCGGATCAATGGGTAGTTTCCCAGAATTATACGCAAACATACAGCGCTCACTAGGAGCTAGCGAAAGGATCCTGGAAATTCTTGATGAACCACAGGAAGATATCAACGTTGAACCGAGCTGTAAAGATATCCGTAAAAAGATGAGTGGAGATCTCCGCTTCAATCATGTGGCATTTGCCTATCCTAGCCGACCGGATATTGAAATTCTCAAAGACATTAACTTTACAGCCAATGCCGGCGATAAAATTGCCATAGTAGGCCCTAGTGGAACCGGAAAATCAACCATTGCATCTTTAATATTGCAATTTTATACAAACAATAAAGGTGAGGTACTGTATGATGGCAAGCCCGCCTCAGACTTTGACCTCTGTGATATACGGAACCAGGTTGCCATTGTACCACAGGACGTTTTATTATTTGGCGGAACTATCCGCGAGAATATCGCTTATGGTAAATTAGATGCCACCGAAACCGAAATAACTGAGGCCGCCCAACGTGCCAATGCACATCAATTTATATTAGGTTTTCCCGAAGGTTATGATACCATCGTCGGAGAACGCGGTGTGAAGCTTTCTGGTGGACAACGTCAACGTATCGCCATCGCCCGTGCACTACTCAAAGATCCAGCTATTTTGATCTTAGATGAAGCAACATCCTCTTTAGATTCAGAATCTGAACGTCAAGTTCAAGATGCCCTAGAAGAATTAATGCGTGGCCGTACTTCCGTTATCATTGCGCACAGACTTTCTACAATCGTCGATGCGGACAAAATCATCGTGGTCGAAAACGGGGTTGTTTCGGAGAGCGGAACACATTTCGAGTTGCTACAAAAAGAAAGTGGTCTCTATAGACACCTGTACACCCTGCAATCCAAACAGCAAAAGGTAGATATGTAA
- the hisC gene encoding histidinol-phosphate transaminase — MDNPFNLNNLLRENIKKLVPYSSARDEFKGEASILIDANENPFGSPLNHDYNRYPDPLQHQVKAKLSNIKGVPAGNIFLGNGSDEAIDILYRAFCTPGVDNVILVPPTYGMYEVSANINDVAFKKVNLTADYQLDLDGIANAIDAHTKLIFICSPNNPTGNSIRRQDIETVLNNFQGLVVVDEAYINFSAVKSFTQELAEYPNLVVLQTLSKAWGLAALRLGMAFASKEIIAVYNKIKPPYNINQATQDIVLEALNNVDQVNDWIKETVSEREKLVRELLELDYVQYITPSDANFILVKMEQPREVYDYLVQYGIIVRDRSKVELCEGCLRITVGTPAENRTLLEKLNQINK; from the coding sequence ATGGATAATCCATTCAACTTAAACAACCTATTACGGGAAAATATCAAGAAGCTCGTACCTTATTCGTCCGCTAGAGATGAATTTAAAGGGGAGGCATCCATATTGATTGATGCTAATGAAAATCCTTTTGGATCCCCACTAAACCATGATTACAACCGATACCCAGACCCTCTCCAACATCAAGTCAAAGCAAAACTTTCAAACATAAAAGGAGTACCCGCAGGAAATATCTTTTTGGGTAATGGAAGCGATGAAGCTATTGATATTTTATACCGTGCATTTTGTACACCTGGTGTGGACAATGTAATTTTAGTTCCACCTACCTATGGTATGTATGAAGTGTCTGCGAATATCAATGATGTTGCCTTCAAGAAAGTAAACCTAACAGCAGACTATCAATTGGATTTGGATGGTATCGCTAATGCGATAGATGCACATACCAAGCTGATTTTTATCTGTTCACCGAATAATCCAACAGGAAACTCTATCCGTCGTCAGGATATAGAAACGGTATTGAATAATTTCCAGGGACTTGTTGTTGTCGATGAAGCTTATATCAATTTTTCCGCCGTGAAGTCATTTACACAGGAACTGGCCGAATATCCAAACTTGGTGGTATTGCAGACTTTATCTAAAGCATGGGGGCTTGCGGCGCTGCGGTTGGGCATGGCATTTGCAAGTAAAGAAATTATAGCAGTTTATAATAAAATTAAACCACCCTATAACATTAATCAAGCAACACAAGATATCGTGCTGGAGGCCTTGAATAATGTGGATCAAGTCAATGACTGGATCAAAGAGACTGTTTCGGAACGTGAGAAACTGGTACGCGAACTACTCGAACTGGACTATGTACAATATATTACTCCTTCTGATGCCAATTTTATCTTGGTCAAGATGGAACAGCCGAGAGAAGTCTACGATTATCTAGTTCAGTATGGGATCATCGTCAGAGATCGGTCTAAAGTGGAGCTTTGCGAAGGCTGCTTGCGGATCACAGTCGGGACACCTGCAGAGAACAGAACTTTATTAGAAAAACTTAATCAAATCAATAAATAA
- the hisH gene encoding imidazole glycerol phosphate synthase subunit HisH — MIGIINYGAGNIFSLTAALDRVGVTYGMINTADEIDLYDRIIIPGVGHAGAAMNKLRESGLVPYIKELRKPVLGICVGMQLLTEYSEEGDAGMLELFPLKTLHFDAGVAGKVPHMGWNSVSVQANNPLFANIEDQTYFYFVHSYYIEYDTTFTAAKCDYGLPFSAAISRDNFFGVQFHPEKSGKAGEQLLLNFSTIQID; from the coding sequence ATGATAGGAATTATTAACTATGGCGCTGGGAATATCTTTTCCCTGACTGCTGCACTAGATCGGGTAGGGGTGACCTATGGTATGATCAATACTGCGGATGAGATCGATCTTTACGATCGTATTATTATTCCAGGAGTAGGACATGCCGGAGCAGCCATGAATAAATTGCGCGAGTCGGGATTAGTACCCTATATTAAAGAACTGCGTAAACCTGTTTTGGGTATCTGTGTCGGCATGCAGCTTTTGACTGAATATTCAGAAGAAGGTGATGCCGGGATGTTGGAGTTATTCCCGTTGAAGACGTTACATTTTGATGCCGGAGTAGCGGGCAAAGTGCCTCATATGGGCTGGAATAGCGTTTCAGTGCAAGCAAATAATCCTTTATTTGCGAATATTGAAGATCAGACTTATTTTTATTTTGTGCATTCGTATTATATTGAATATGATACGACGTTTACAGCCGCAAAATGCGACTATGGGTTACCATTTTCAGCAGCCATTTCCAGAGATAATTTCTTTGGTGTACAATTTCACCCGGAGAAGTCGGGGAAAGCAGGTGAGCAGTTGCTGCTCAATTTTTCAACTATTCAAATAGACTAA
- a CDS encoding heme exporter protein CcmB: MTLLQQVKTLILKDIILEWRSKYAINGILLYVVSTVFVCYQAFKSVDTTVWNALFWIIMLFASINAINKSFVQENPNRQLYYYSLVDPRAIILAKVIYNMLLMTILATIAYFVYSIIFKNPLGDPTLYFISVILGSISFASVFTMISGISSKAGNNSTLMAILSFPAIIPLLIVLIKLSRNAIEGLERAASTREIIVLLAINVITITISLLLFPYLWRD, translated from the coding sequence ATGACTTTACTGCAACAGGTAAAAACTTTGATTCTTAAAGACATTATTCTGGAATGGCGATCAAAATATGCCATCAACGGAATCCTACTATATGTCGTATCTACTGTATTTGTTTGTTATCAGGCATTCAAATCAGTAGATACTACAGTTTGGAATGCATTGTTTTGGATTATCATGTTATTCGCTTCAATCAATGCAATAAACAAGAGTTTTGTTCAAGAAAATCCCAACCGACAGCTCTATTACTATTCACTAGTTGACCCACGGGCGATTATTCTCGCCAAAGTTATTTACAATATGTTATTGATGACCATCTTGGCAACCATTGCTTATTTCGTCTATTCAATCATATTCAAAAACCCACTTGGGGATCCCACATTATATTTTATTTCAGTCATTCTGGGTAGTATAAGTTTTGCCAGTGTATTTACCATGATTTCTGGTATAAGTTCCAAAGCAGGAAACAACAGTACGCTCATGGCTATTTTGAGTTTTCCGGCTATCATCCCCTTATTGATCGTATTGATCAAGCTCTCCCGCAATGCCATAGAAGGCCTGGAAAGGGCGGCAAGTACAAGAGAAATAATTGTATTACTCGCAATTAATGTAATCACGATCACTATTTCTTTATTGTTATTTCCGTACCTTTGGCGAGATTAA
- a CDS encoding STAS domain-containing protein codes for MKYTIDKHDRYIVIEPHVEVIDADNAAKLKGEFLLRNTIGQRNIVLDMIHVQKTDEVGIRLGILAHRLCQSVGGVFILVNLCPKLMDMVRVSHLDKSIKIAPSLKVAEDLIFAHELESEYRGTIED; via the coding sequence ATGAAGTACACTATTGATAAACACGATCGTTATATTGTCATAGAGCCTCATGTTGAAGTGATAGATGCCGATAATGCAGCTAAATTGAAGGGGGAGTTTTTGTTGCGCAATACGATTGGTCAACGCAATATTGTTTTGGATATGATTCACGTCCAAAAGACGGATGAAGTGGGTATTCGTTTGGGGATACTGGCACATCGTTTATGTCAATCTGTTGGCGGCGTATTTATTTTAGTCAATCTTTGTCCTAAATTAATGGATATGGTTCGTGTGTCGCACTTGGATAAATCGATAAAGATTGCTCCATCACTAAAGGTCGCTGAAGATTTAATCTTTGCACACGAATTGGAATCTGAATATCGGGGGACAATTGAGGATTAA